The genomic interval TGGAGTAGGAAGAGCATAGTTTAATACAAACAGAAAGGAGCAGATATGGAAATATTTATTGACAGCGCTAATAAAAATGAAATAAAAAAATGGATTGATTGTTCTGTCGCGGACGGTGTTACCACTAACCCCAGTATCATGTTTAAAGACGGAGTGCTTGATATAGAAAGGGGTTCCAAGGAACTGGCTGACTTGATATATCCAAGGCCGTTAAGCGTTGAAGTTACAAGCAATGATCCTAAAGAAATGCTTGAACAGGCGATGGCCATTTCCAAGTGGGCAAAAAATATCGTGATCAAAATCCCGATAATCAACGCGGACGGGGTTCCATGCACGAACGTGATAAAACAGCTGGAAGAAGAAGGAATAAAAGTCAATGCGACGCTTATATTGTCTTTCGGGCAGTTTATTCTCGCAGTCAAGTCAAATGCAACATACGCAAGTGTTTTTGCCGGGAGGGTGGAAGACGAAGGGCATGATTC from bacterium carries:
- a CDS encoding transaldolase family protein, which produces MEIFIDSANKNEIKKWIDCSVADGVTTNPSIMFKDGVLDIERGSKELADLIYPRPLSVEVTSNDPKEMLEQAMAISKWAKNIVIKIPIINADGVPCTNVIKQLEEEGIKVNATLILSFGQFILAVKSNATYASVFAGRVEDEGHDSAVLVSQACEFLSHWPKYKTKIIVASIRGIRDIQESAVSGAHILTIPPALINKMADHRNTRFGVRTFIDDTAKAMEAAKKKP